The genomic interval CTACCGGAATTTTCCTGAGAGGAAACATAGCCGGATTAAAAGCCGGAGCTGAACGATATACCTTCGGCACGCTTCTGGAGGGAGCCTGGAAAACAAATATTACCATCTATATCAGGATCGGAAAACGGAGTAATTCTTATGTCTGGAAAGAGATTACATATTAAAGCGCTTGCGCTGATATTCCTGGTACTGGTTTCGGGAAAATTTACCGCCTGTGAACCGGAAGACTGGTTGCTGACAGTGGCTTGCGATGATTGTTACGGGTATAAACCTGACAGTGCAGACCTGATTATTTATCTGAGCCTGGATGCCGAAAATGATTCGGTACCCCTCACCTTCTACCGGGGAAACTATGAAGAGGGGATAATCGACTGGCAAGATACGGCCACCACAGAGGAGTTCTATCTCTATTCAAAGATGGATGCCACTTATACAGTCCGGGCTACCTACCGGTCCGGTGACCGGATCATTGAGGCCTTCGATGCCGATCATATGCATCTCTATAATGCCGATGAAGAGTGCGGATCGCCCTGTTACATTGTTAAAGGCGGAATCTTTGATCTGCGACTACCGGATTAGGGGTAAAAGAGATTGAAACCACTTTTATAATCTTGCTTGTGAAAGAAAAAGAACTCTCAAGAGAAAAACTGCTGGAACAACGTAGGGAGCTGATGGCCAGTCTGAAATATGCCAGCTTCATACAGAGGGCCGTGCTTCCTGACCAGAAGCTCATGGAGAATATGCTCAAGGACTTTTTTATTTTCCATCAGCCCCGGGATATTGTCAGTGGTGATTTTTACTACTGCGCCCGAAAAGAGGATTATATTGTGGTAGCTTCAGGCGACTGCACCGGGCATGGCGTACCGGGTGCACTGATGAGCATCATGGGAATTTCATTTCTCAATGAGATCCTCAGTATCAGAGGGCCCATCCGTTCCAGCAGGATCCTGAACCTGTTGCGGGAAAGAGTGATGAAAGCCCTGCACCAGCGTGGATATGAACTGGAAAACAAAGATGCCATAGACATATCACTCTGTGTGTTCCACCCCAGAACAGGCGAATTACAGTTTTCAGGCGCCAACAACCCTCTCTATCATATACGCAACAGGGTACTGACTGAAATCAAAGCCGATAAAATGCCGGTTGGCATCGATGCCATAGAAGAAAACTCATTTACAAATCATGTACTGCAACTTAAAACGGGCGACATCGTATACCTATTCTCAGATGGTTATCCGGATCAGTTTGGCGGGCCTGAGAATAAGAAATTCAAATATGGCCCGTTTAGAGAATTGCTGATCGGGATTTCGGACCGGGACATGGAGGAGCAGAAAAAGGAGCTGGACATCGTCATGAAGAAATGGAAAGGCGACGAACCCCAGGTAGACGATATATTGATCATCGGAATCAGATTTAAATAATACCGGAATAATGCAATTAACTGCTTTCAGGATTCAGAACTTCAGATCTATTGTGGATACCGGCTGGCATGCTCTGGCCCATGATAACATCACCAGTCTGATCGGCCAGAACGAATCCGGGAAAACTTCTATTCTGGAAGCACTCAAGGCATTCCATGACGGAAGGCTGATTGAGGATATGCTCAGAAGCGACCTCTCCCTGCCCGTGGTTTCCTGCAAATTCAGATTTCAGTATGCCGATATTGAAAACCGCATCGAGAAAAGAAAACTGAATCCGGAAATCCGGAAATTAATGGGAACTGTGACAAGCATCTCCCTAAGCAGAAGATGGGAGGATGACATGGATTCCCATATGGAGATGGGAGATGAATTACAGGAAGTGTATAACGAATCCATGGACAAGTTCAGACAGCGGGAAATAAAGGTTATGAAAAACCTGGAGCATCTGAACCAGGATATCGATGCCGCCACAAAAAAACTGGACAAAGCGAAGGAAGAGGCCGAATGGACATCCGGGAAAATGGAAACTGTAAGGCTCCGGATAAACGAGATCAGGCGAAACATCCGGAAGTTTCCCTCCAGGGAGCGAAAAGCGGAGTTACGGAAGGAGCTGGAACTGGAAGAAGAAATGTTTCGCAAGCTGAAGGAGACCCTGGAGCAGAAGCTTATCAAAAAAGAGGAGAAGGGTGACATCCTGGAAGCCCTGGATGAAAAAAGAGAAGTCAGCAGAAAACTGGAGCAGATTCAGGAGCAGATCGACGAGAAAATGGAGGGGCTGGGCCAGGTGCAGGAGCAACTGAAGCAGCTGCTTCAAATGACCGGAATGTACCTCACTGAAAAAGAGCAGCGGGCCGCTGAGATCAGGGAAGAGATCTTCCGGACCGACATCGAGAAGCTGAAAGGGGAAATATCGGGGCTGCAGGAGGAACACAGCATTCAGTTACTCTGCCTGGAATTTGTCTTCGAGGGCATGTCCATTGAACCCGCGTCTGTCGCGGCGCAGAAGGAGCTTGAATCCATGAAGGCATTTTACAGTTCCAGAGAGCTTGCCGAAGAAATTTTCAAAATAGTCCCTGATTTCGAAATGTTTGAAGATTTCAGCTCCCTTCTTCCCAACCGCATAGACCTGGAGGACATAATCAGGGCCAACAAACGTGCCGAAGGATATAAAGCCGCAATCAACTTCCTGACGATCACCGGACTGGAGTACTCCTTTTTCCAACAACCTTCCAGCAGGATCCTGAAACAGAAAATTGAGAACCTGAATGGGGAACTCACCCTGAATTTCCAGGATTTCTGGAGGCAGAATGTAGGGAAAAACAACAAGATCAATATTAATTTTGAGCTCTCACATTACGACCATGCCAATCCGGAGAAAAGCGGAAAGCCCTTTATTGAATTCTGGATCAAGGACGAAAGCGAACGGCTCTATCCCAAGCAGCGAAGCCGGGGGGTAAGGTGGTTTCTCTCCTTTTTCCTGGAACTGAAGGCCACGGCCATGGATAAAAGCAAGCATGATAAAGTCCTGCTAATCGATGAACCGGCAGTAAGCCTGCATGCAAGGGCCCAGGAAGATGTGCTTAAAGTCTTTGATGATATCAGGGAGCGGATCCAGATCATTTATACCACTCACTCCCCCCACCTGATAGATGTAAACAAATTATACCGAATCCTGGCTGTTCAGCGCGCCATTGAAGACGATATGAAGAGCGAAACGGTGGTTTACAGTGCGAGATCCCTCAAGTCGGCTACCGCCGATACCCTCTCTCCCATTTACTCGACCATGGGAGCAAGACTGAACCAGCAGGAGATTATCAAATCCTTCAACAATGTCATTGTGAAGGACCTGGCTACCTACTATTTCCTGAAAGCTTTGGTGGCCCTTACCGGCTTCGGCAAGGAATGCTATTTCCTTCCTGCTTCAGGGGCGGAGAGCATTCCCATGATGGTCAATATTCTGATGGGATGGGGGATTGATTATGTGATCCTTAATTTCGGGAATGCGGAAGAGAGGCTGGTGCATGAAAAACTGATGAAAGAGCAGTATGATAATAAGATCGATCTGGCCGGCAAACAGATGTTGTTTCTGGAGGACTATCCCGATACAGAGGACCTGTTCTCCACCATAGATTTTAAAAAATACGTGGTAAAAGTGAGAGAGGGAATCACGGTTAAAAATTCAGAATACCTCATAGACAGCAACTTCTCCAGAGCACTTCTTGCCTCAAACCTCCTGCAGGAAGTGAACAACGGGAAAGTGAGTTTCAGCATGCTTGATGACGAGTCGCGCGATAATCTCAATACCTTTATTCAGCAGCTTTCTGCCATTCTTAAATAACCTGAAGCCACTCTTTATGAACTTCCGCCTGAGTTTCCCCATTCTGATCCTGATTTTAAGTACCTCCCTCTTCTCTGCAGGCCAGGATACCCTTCTTCTGTTTCATCCGACCGTGTACAACCTGGAAGTGATACAGAAGCTTATGGAGGAAGAGCTCTTCCCTCTGGAAGGCTACCATGTATTGGGAGTATATCACCCCGGCGAGACCTATGATTACAGGAAGACCAAAGACTACATCGATCAGAAGCAGACAGGCCTTTTCAGCATCAGGCAGATCAAAGGCGAACTGGGAGCGGAACACCTGTTCCGGAAAAATTCTGCGAGTGAAGAGTTCAGGGAGCTTTTTAAATGTTCCGAGGGTGCTCTCTTTATGGGAGGACCCGATATTCCGCCTTCCGTCTATGGAGAGAAGGTCCACCTGCTCACCGCTGTCACCGATCCCTTCAGGCATTACCTCGAACTATCCTACCTGTTCCACCTGCTCGGAGGCACTCAGGACCGGGAATGGGTCCCTTACCTGGAACAAAAGCCCGGCTACCTGATTAATGGGATATGCCTGGGAATGCAAACCCTGCATGTGGCCACCGGAGGAACCCTGATTCAGGACATACCCACAGAGCTTTACGGAATATGGAATGCCGAGGATCTCCTGTCGCTGCCCCCTGATCAGATGCACCGCAACTACCAGGATTATCTGAATACAGATTGCGCAGACCCAACTTCCTATCATTTTCACAAAGTGACTCTGAGCAAAGGTGAGACCCTCAGCCGGGGAATTGGCTTCCGGTCCGGCACTTTGCCCCTGGTTCTCAGTTCCCATCATCAGGCCATAGAAAAACTGGGACCAGACTGGATGGTAACGGCCACTTCCATGGATGGAAGAATTATTGAAGGCATCCGGCACCGCAAGTATCCCCATGTACTGGGAATACAGTTTCACCCGGAGAAACCAGGGCTGTTCGATCCTTCGATTCATCACCCATCGGGATGTCATAGTACCATCAATTTCCAGGAGGCCATCGCTAACAGTGATTCCTACAAATTCCATGTGGCATTCTGGAACTATCTGGGAAGAGTCTTGCAGAAAAACAGGGAATAAGAGCAGCTACTCAATTTCAATGAAGTTGATTTTTAAATCCAGGATGGAGGAATAATACTCCCCGCGCTCCAGGATATCATCATCACCCTCCTCATAAACCCAATTGATTTTCAGATCATAACCGTCATTATCAACCTCTTTGAGCTTTTTGAGCAATCGCAGCATATACTTGGAAGTTCCACTGTTCAGGTATTCCAGTTCAATATCAACTTCGGTGAATCCAGGGGGTAAAGAAGCAAAAGCGATAATCCAGTCAAGGATGTCCTCGTAAAAGAGAGAGACATCTTCCGGGATGGACCGACCCTTAAATTTTATCCTTCCTTTGGGGTCCAGCAAAACATAAGGTGTTCTCGGAGTAGGCTGAAACTCTAGTTTATCCATCCTTTGCAAAAAAGTAAGAACAATATAGTGATTTTTGTGCTTTGCCCGAACAATTCATTTCCATTTTATTCAGAAATACATTCTGGCCAGGGGAGCAATATCATCGTTGGTGAAAAATCCCTTCTTGTAACGGTAATACCCGGTAATGGCAATCATGGCTGCATTGTCTGTGGTAAAACTCAAAGGTGGAATAAACACCTGCCAACCCTGTTTTTCTGCCTCCGTCTCCATGGCAAGACGCAGTCCCGAATTGGCAGAAACTCCACCGGCCAGGGCCACCTGATTGATCCCGGTCTTCTTCATGGCAAGGCGAAGCTTCTGGAGTAAAATATCGATAATGGTATGTTGGAGGGAGGCTGCAAGATCGGCCTTGTTCTCATCGATAAACCCTGGATTTTCTTTCAGAGAATCCCTGAGTTTATATAAAAAGGAGGTTTTCAAACCGGAGAAAGAGTAATCATATCCCCGGATCCGGGGTTTGTTGAAGGTGTACCTGAACGCATCTCCCTGCCTGGCCAGCCGGTCTATATGTGGCCCTCCCGGATAGGGCAGACCCAGAAGCTTTGCACATTTGTCAAAGGCCTCCCCCGCCGCATCATCTATGGTACGCCCGATGATCTCCATGCTGTGGTAATCCCTGACCACGACCAGCTGGGTATGCCCCCCTGATACCAGAAGAGAGATGAAAGGAAAACGAGGAGCCGCTGCAGCCTGCCACTGCGATTGAATAAAATGAACCAGCATATGTGCCTGAAGATGATTCACCTCGATCATGGGTATACCCAGAGCCGCAGTAAAACCCTTGGCAAAAGAGGTCCCCACGAGCAACGATCCCAGGAGTCCCGGCCCCCTGGTAAAGGCCAGGGCATCGATCTCGCTCCGTGCAACACCGGCTTCCTTCAATGCCCGGTCGACTACTGGAACGATATTCTGCTGATGTGCCCTGGAGGCCAGCTCGGGCACCACTCCTCCATATTTCCGGTGTACCTCCTGCCCGGCAATTACATTGGAAAGTAGTTGCCGATCCCTGATTACAGCAGCAGAAGTATCATCGCAGGAAGATTCAATCCCCAGAATAACAGTGCCCGTCACAACTTTTTCTATTTTTGTATTGTTTCAGTTACAAGAAAGTGCAAAAGTATTAAAAAGATAGCGAAAATAGGCCTGATCGTAATATTGCTTTTTCTGGCAATTCCGTCGCTGTCTTTACTTTTTTTGCAGAACCGGCAGGTTCAGACCGTAGTCAGTAAAATGCTGGCCGAACAGTTATCGGAGGAGCTTCATTCCACTATTTCTCTTTCATCGGTCAACTTCTCCTTTTTTAAAAGAATTCAGGTAAGGGACCTCTATATCGAGGATCTTCATGGAGATACGCTGATCTATTCGGAACTTACCAAAATCCGGATCAAGCAGATCAGACCAGATCAGAGAAGACTG from Bacteroidales bacterium carries:
- a CDS encoding AAA family ATPase, with product MQLTAFRIQNFRSIVDTGWHALAHDNITSLIGQNESGKTSILEALKAFHDGRLIEDMLRSDLSLPVVSCKFRFQYADIENRIEKRKLNPEIRKLMGTVTSISLSRRWEDDMDSHMEMGDELQEVYNESMDKFRQREIKVMKNLEHLNQDIDAATKKLDKAKEEAEWTSGKMETVRLRINEIRRNIRKFPSRERKAELRKELELEEEMFRKLKETLEQKLIKKEEKGDILEALDEKREVSRKLEQIQEQIDEKMEGLGQVQEQLKQLLQMTGMYLTEKEQRAAEIREEIFRTDIEKLKGEISGLQEEHSIQLLCLEFVFEGMSIEPASVAAQKELESMKAFYSSRELAEEIFKIVPDFEMFEDFSSLLPNRIDLEDIIRANKRAEGYKAAINFLTITGLEYSFFQQPSSRILKQKIENLNGELTLNFQDFWRQNVGKNNKININFELSHYDHANPEKSGKPFIEFWIKDESERLYPKQRSRGVRWFLSFFLELKATAMDKSKHDKVLLIDEPAVSLHARAQEDVLKVFDDIRERIQIIYTTHSPHLIDVNKLYRILAVQRAIEDDMKSETVVYSARSLKSATADTLSPIYSTMGARLNQQEIIKSFNNVIVKDLATYYFLKALVALTGFGKECYFLPASGAESIPMMVNILMGWGIDYVILNFGNAEERLVHEKLMKEQYDNKIDLAGKQMLFLEDYPDTEDLFSTIDFKKYVVKVREGITVKNSEYLIDSNFSRALLASNLLQEVNNGKVSFSMLDDESRDNLNTFIQQLSAILK
- a CDS encoding DUF1987 domain-containing protein, producing MDKLEFQPTPRTPYVLLDPKGRIKFKGRSIPEDVSLFYEDILDWIIAFASLPPGFTEVDIELEYLNSGTSKYMLRLLKKLKEVDNDGYDLKINWVYEEGDDDILERGEYYSSILDLKINFIEIE
- the tsaD gene encoding tRNA (adenosine(37)-N6)-threonylcarbamoyltransferase complex transferase subunit TsaD; the encoded protein is MTGTVILGIESSCDDTSAAVIRDRQLLSNVIAGQEVHRKYGGVVPELASRAHQQNIVPVVDRALKEAGVARSEIDALAFTRGPGLLGSLLVGTSFAKGFTAALGIPMIEVNHLQAHMLVHFIQSQWQAAAAPRFPFISLLVSGGHTQLVVVRDYHSMEIIGRTIDDAAGEAFDKCAKLLGLPYPGGPHIDRLARQGDAFRYTFNKPRIRGYDYSFSGLKTSFLYKLRDSLKENPGFIDENKADLAASLQHTIIDILLQKLRLAMKKTGINQVALAGGVSANSGLRLAMETEAEKQGWQVFIPPLSFTTDNAAMIAITGYYRYKKGFFTNDDIAPLARMYF
- a CDS encoding gamma-glutamyl-gamma-aminobutyrate hydrolase family protein (Members of this family of hydrolases with an active site Cys residue belong to MEROPS family C26.); amino-acid sequence: MNFRLSFPILILILSTSLFSAGQDTLLLFHPTVYNLEVIQKLMEEELFPLEGYHVLGVYHPGETYDYRKTKDYIDQKQTGLFSIRQIKGELGAEHLFRKNSASEEFRELFKCSEGALFMGGPDIPPSVYGEKVHLLTAVTDPFRHYLELSYLFHLLGGTQDREWVPYLEQKPGYLINGICLGMQTLHVATGGTLIQDIPTELYGIWNAEDLLSLPPDQMHRNYQDYLNTDCADPTSYHFHKVTLSKGETLSRGIGFRSGTLPLVLSSHHQAIEKLGPDWMVTATSMDGRIIEGIRHRKYPHVLGIQFHPEKPGLFDPSIHHPSGCHSTINFQEAIANSDSYKFHVAFWNYLGRVLQKNRE
- a CDS encoding SpoIIE family protein phosphatase, which gives rise to MKEKELSREKLLEQRRELMASLKYASFIQRAVLPDQKLMENMLKDFFIFHQPRDIVSGDFYYCARKEDYIVVASGDCTGHGVPGALMSIMGISFLNEILSIRGPIRSSRILNLLRERVMKALHQRGYELENKDAIDISLCVFHPRTGELQFSGANNPLYHIRNRVLTEIKADKMPVGIDAIEENSFTNHVLQLKTGDIVYLFSDGYPDQFGGPENKKFKYGPFRELLIGISDRDMEEQKKELDIVMKKWKGDEPQVDDILIIGIRFK